In one Bactrocera tryoni isolate S06 chromosome 5, CSIRO_BtryS06_freeze2, whole genome shotgun sequence genomic region, the following are encoded:
- the LOC120777022 gene encoding uncharacterized protein LOC120777022 — translation MLDIGKRLILALFILPLLYELNNCERKLGIGMYYMNYTAGPKYNFSVFNYKFYNVDNKIVIYVEFKLYEDTHFTADIKLDMLRANDKKMNLLNTHQDGCNLFSAEKSKLRGNMLDIGKRFVVVLLILPLLYEFNNSERNLGIGMYYMNYTAGQRYNFSVFNYKYYSVDNKIVVYVEFELYEGGNFTAHVKLDMLRANNKKMNLLNMEQDGCKVLNGVHSSRLLKIIASEIIRVVNLPAKCPLLANKLYIVNNYTLEGQSLPSFIPPLHWVIQTKFKVNNKYLGYMILQGNIFKPKTDSTKLKT, via the exons ATGTTGGATATCGGCAAGCGATTGATCTTAGCGCTTTTTATTTTGCCACTACTGTATGAGCTCAATAACTGTGAG CGCAAACTTGGCATTGGTATGTATTACATGAATTACACTGCCGGTCCAAAGTATAACTTCAGTGTATTCAATTACAAATTCTACAATGTGgacaataaaattgtaatttatgttGAATTTAAACTATATGAAGATACTCATTTCACTGCAGATATCAAACTTGATATGCTACGTGctaatgataaaaaaatgaatttgctAAATACACACCAAGATGGCTGTAATCTATTCAGCG CTGAAAAGTCAAAACTTCGCGGAAACATGTTGGATATCGGCAAGAGATTTGTCGTAGTGCTTTTAATTCTACCACTACTGTACGAGTTCAATAACTCCGAg CGCAACCTTGGCATTggtatgtattatatgaacTACACTGCCGGTCAAAGGTATAATTTCAGTGTATTCAATTACAAATATTACAGTGTGGACAATAAAATTGTAGTTTATGTTGAGTTCGAACTATATGAAGGTGGTAATTTCACGGCACACGTCAAACTTGATATGCTACGtgctaacaataaaaaaatgaatttgctgaatatggAGCAGGACGGCTGTAAGGTACTAAACGGCGTGCATAGCAGtcgtttgttaaaaattatcgCGAGTGAGATTATTCGAGTTGTCAACTTGCCGGCGAAGTGTCCGCTTTTAGCA AATAAATTATATATCGTCAATAACTACACTTTGGAAGGGCAATCACTTCCCTCATTTATACCGCCACTACACTGggttattcaaacaaaatttaaggttAACAATAAATACCTTGGTTATATGATTCTTCAGGGCAATATTTTCAAACCTAAAACGGATTCTACAAAGTTGAAGACTTGA